One region of Xylanimonas ulmi genomic DNA includes:
- a CDS encoding type III restriction-modification system endonuclease: MRLQFKVQQYQTDAVDAVVDVFAGQPKASGEKYTIDPGRRGAPRATTDGSSYVPIASGGQGELVLGGVQSKLAEPERVDSGLRNREIALSPEQVLEQIRSVQRARGLPLSTSLATSPAAPAGVPNLDVEMETGTGKTYVYIKTIMELNRRYGWSKFIVVVPSVAIREGVKKSFDITAEHFQQTYGTKPRSFVYNSSQLHELEAFSSNAGVQVMIINIQAFNSTGADNRRIYGTRKVNARGVEELVGLDDFGSRKPIDVIAANRPILIIDEPQRISAARSQESLSRFNPLMVLRYSATHRVEHNKVHRLDALDAFNEKLVKRIAVRGITVKGLAGSTAYLYVDSIEVAKGSLPRARIELEVETASGIKRQPKRVDKGTNLHALSNGIEAYKDLVVIDIDATRDVVELSNGDLILAGQITQDVSEETKRRIQIREVIGAHVSKERELFARGIKVLSLFFIDEVAKYRDYDREDTKGEYARIFEEEYALAREAALSEMDLEPGYQEYLRRDAVGDIHAGYFSIDKRSGREVDGAINKTGDEKGESKDTDAYDLILKDKERLLSPEEPVRFLFSHSALREGWDSPNVFVMGMLKRSDNTVSRRQEIGRGLRLSVDRTGERQDHPSTVHEINELTVVTDESYTSFVDGLQKEIAATLASRPKKASVKFFTGKTFTNADGVETVVAEQLATAFYNYLVKADYIDDSGAVTQTYQDAKTAEAFVTPTNPLLAPVIDGLWPLVDMLYLDVPITDGRKPKKIPLNDANFKAFQDLWGQINHKAVYQVEFDSDELIGKCIKALDKELKVAAMQYVVTAGRQLERIEADELTDGESFETKSTETVSEAVTAGSTVAYDLLGEIAEKTQLTRRTCAAILSAVQPATFAKFRLNPERFITETARIVNEQKATVIVEHLTYDALDDRFDSSIFTANQTKEDFAKAKKLDKHIYDYVVTDSGGERSFVESLDVSSEVKVYAKLPRGFFIPTPVGDYNPDWAIAFHDGKVKHVYFVAETKGSLSTLQLRGVEEVKIDCARKFFAALNPKNADNVEYNVVTSYDDLMNLVRT; the protein is encoded by the coding sequence ATGCGGCTCCAGTTCAAGGTCCAGCAGTACCAGACCGATGCCGTCGACGCAGTTGTCGACGTCTTCGCTGGCCAGCCAAAGGCCTCCGGCGAGAAGTACACCATCGATCCTGGCCGACGCGGGGCACCTCGTGCGACGACCGATGGCTCCTCGTACGTACCGATCGCTTCCGGCGGGCAGGGCGAACTTGTGCTGGGTGGTGTCCAGAGCAAGCTCGCTGAGCCTGAGCGCGTTGACTCCGGACTCCGAAATCGGGAGATCGCGCTTTCTCCGGAGCAAGTCCTGGAGCAGATCCGGTCCGTTCAGCGGGCACGGGGTCTGCCGCTGTCGACGTCCCTCGCCACGTCACCCGCGGCGCCCGCGGGTGTGCCGAACCTCGACGTCGAGATGGAGACGGGTACGGGAAAGACCTACGTCTACATCAAGACGATCATGGAGCTGAACCGGCGCTACGGCTGGTCGAAGTTCATCGTCGTCGTGCCGTCGGTCGCTATCCGTGAGGGTGTCAAGAAGTCGTTCGACATCACCGCCGAGCACTTCCAGCAGACCTACGGCACGAAGCCGCGTTCGTTCGTCTATAACTCGTCGCAGCTCCACGAGCTCGAGGCGTTCTCGTCCAACGCGGGCGTGCAGGTGATGATCATCAACATCCAGGCGTTCAACTCGACTGGAGCGGACAACCGTCGCATCTACGGCACGCGCAAGGTGAACGCTCGCGGCGTCGAGGAGTTGGTTGGCCTCGACGACTTCGGTTCGCGCAAGCCGATCGATGTCATCGCGGCCAACAGACCCATCCTGATCATCGACGAGCCACAGCGCATCAGCGCGGCGAGGTCACAGGAGTCGCTGTCGCGGTTCAACCCCTTGATGGTCCTGCGATACTCGGCGACGCACCGGGTGGAACACAACAAGGTGCACCGCCTCGACGCCCTCGACGCCTTCAACGAGAAGCTCGTCAAGCGGATCGCGGTGCGCGGCATCACAGTGAAGGGCCTCGCGGGCTCGACGGCGTACCTGTACGTCGACTCCATCGAGGTGGCGAAAGGCTCACTCCCGCGCGCCCGGATAGAGCTTGAGGTCGAGACTGCAAGTGGGATAAAGCGGCAACCGAAGCGCGTGGACAAGGGCACCAACCTGCACGCCCTGTCGAACGGCATCGAGGCGTACAAGGACCTCGTGGTTATCGACATCGACGCCACCCGCGACGTTGTCGAACTCTCGAACGGCGACCTGATCCTCGCGGGCCAGATCACGCAGGACGTCTCAGAGGAGACGAAGCGGCGCATCCAGATCCGCGAAGTCATCGGCGCACACGTGTCCAAGGAGCGCGAACTGTTTGCGCGAGGCATAAAGGTGCTGTCGCTGTTCTTCATCGACGAGGTCGCCAAGTACCGCGACTACGACCGCGAGGACACCAAGGGCGAGTATGCCCGCATCTTCGAAGAGGAGTACGCGCTCGCCCGCGAAGCGGCACTCTCAGAGATGGACCTGGAGCCCGGCTACCAGGAGTACCTCCGCCGCGACGCTGTAGGTGACATCCACGCTGGCTACTTCTCAATCGACAAGCGGTCAGGGCGCGAGGTCGACGGTGCGATCAACAAGACGGGCGACGAGAAGGGCGAGTCGAAGGACACCGACGCCTACGACCTGATCCTTAAGGACAAGGAGCGCTTGCTCTCGCCCGAGGAGCCGGTGCGGTTCCTGTTCTCGCACTCCGCGCTGCGCGAGGGCTGGGACAGCCCCAACGTGTTCGTGATGGGCATGCTCAAGCGCTCAGACAACACCGTCTCGCGGCGCCAGGAGATCGGCCGCGGCTTGCGTCTCTCCGTCGATCGCACCGGTGAACGTCAGGACCACCCGTCGACGGTCCACGAGATCAACGAGCTCACCGTCGTCACGGACGAGTCCTACACGTCATTTGTTGACGGCCTCCAGAAGGAGATCGCGGCAACCCTGGCCTCCCGCCCGAAGAAGGCGTCGGTCAAGTTCTTTACAGGCAAGACCTTTACCAATGCCGACGGTGTTGAAACCGTCGTCGCGGAGCAGCTTGCGACCGCGTTCTATAACTACCTCGTCAAGGCCGACTACATCGACGACTCGGGGGCTGTGACGCAGACCTACCAAGACGCCAAAACGGCTGAGGCATTCGTAACGCCGACGAACCCGCTCTTGGCGCCGGTGATTGATGGGCTCTGGCCCTTGGTCGACATGCTGTACCTCGACGTCCCGATCACCGACGGCCGAAAGCCGAAGAAGATCCCGCTTAACGACGCCAACTTCAAGGCGTTCCAGGACCTGTGGGGTCAGATCAACCACAAGGCGGTCTACCAAGTCGAGTTCGACTCGGACGAGCTGATCGGCAAGTGCATCAAGGCACTTGACAAGGAGCTCAAGGTCGCAGCGATGCAGTACGTCGTCACGGCCGGCCGGCAGCTCGAACGGATCGAGGCCGACGAACTCACTGACGGCGAGAGCTTCGAGACAAAGAGCACCGAGACGGTCAGCGAAGCCGTTACGGCCGGCTCGACAGTGGCTTACGACCTACTTGGCGAGATCGCAGAGAAGACGCAGCTCACGCGCCGCACCTGCGCCGCGATCCTAAGCGCCGTGCAGCCGGCGACGTTCGCAAAGTTCCGCCTCAACCCCGAGCGATTCATCACCGAGACAGCGCGGATAGTCAACGAGCAGAAGGCCACGGTGATCGTCGAGCACCTGACCTACGACGCACTGGACGACCGCTTCGACTCGAGCATCTTCACGGCCAACCAGACGAAGGAAGACTTCGCCAAGGCCAAGAAGCTCGACAAGCACATCTACGACTACGTGGTCACCGACTCGGGCGGCGAACGCTCGTTCGTCGAGTCGCTCGATGTCAGCAGCGAGGTCAAGGTCTACGCGAAGCTCCCGCGGGGCTTCTTCATCCCGACCCCGGTCGGCGACTACAACCCCGATTGGGCCATCGCGTTCCATGACGGCAAGGTCAAGCACGTCTACTTCGTCGCCGAGACCAAGGGCTCGCTCTCAACGCTTCAGCTCCGAGGCGTTGAAGAGGTCAAGATCGACTGCGCCCGCAAGTTCTTCGCGGCGCTCAACCCCAAGAACGCTGACAACGTCGAGTACAACGTGGTCACGAGCTACGACGACCTCATGAACCTCGTCAGGACGTGA
- a CDS encoding ABC transporter permease, producing MSTHFATDAATLTGRSLRHIARSPDTIITTALMPIAFLLLFVYVLGGAIETGASVPYVTYLLPGILVITVASGVSYTGYRLFQDLQGGIVERFRSMPIAPPAVLWAHVLTSLVANVLSLAIVVAVATLMGFRSGAGVGGWLAVFGVMVVFTLALTWLAVLAGLTAKSIDGATAFSYPLIFLPFLSSAFVPTGTMPGPVRWFAQHQPVTAIVDALRAIFAGEPVGAAIWIALGWLGAVLIVGYACATLAYRRRTS from the coding sequence ATGAGCACGCACTTCGCCACCGACGCCGCCACGCTGACCGGCCGATCGCTGCGGCACATCGCGCGCAGCCCGGACACCATCATCACGACCGCGCTCATGCCGATCGCGTTCCTGCTGCTGTTCGTGTACGTGCTGGGCGGGGCGATCGAGACGGGCGCCTCCGTCCCCTACGTCACCTACCTGTTGCCGGGGATCCTGGTGATCACGGTCGCCTCGGGCGTCTCCTACACCGGCTACCGACTCTTCCAGGACCTGCAAGGCGGAATCGTCGAGCGGTTCCGCTCGATGCCCATCGCGCCACCGGCCGTGCTGTGGGCGCACGTGCTCACCTCGCTGGTGGCCAACGTCCTGTCCCTGGCGATCGTGGTCGCCGTCGCGACGCTCATGGGCTTTCGCAGCGGCGCCGGCGTGGGTGGGTGGCTCGCGGTGTTCGGGGTCATGGTGGTGTTCACGCTCGCGCTGACCTGGCTCGCCGTCCTCGCCGGCCTCACCGCGAAGTCGATCGACGGGGCGACCGCGTTCAGCTACCCCCTGATCTTCCTGCCCTTCCTCAGCTCGGCGTTCGTCCCGACCGGCACGATGCCCGGCCCGGTGCGCTGGTTCGCGCAGCACCAGCCGGTCACCGCGATCGTCGACGCCCTTCGGGCGATCTTCGCGGGGGAGCCCGTCGGCGCCGCGATCTGGATCGCCCTCGGCTGGCTCGGCGCAGTCCTCATCGTCGGGTACGCCTGCGCGACGCTCGCCTACCGCCGCCGGACCTCCTGA
- a CDS encoding helicase-related protein has translation MRLIDNVNDLVGDDLRGELKPGSKLRIAASTFSIFAFEALRQELEQIEELQFVFTQPAFPPPSAMGASSPKERRQFFIAPPHGGAAAEGSLYGSQFEIRLRNRMTQRAIARECAEWVRKKVTFRANATGNPMQQFAMVDDDVTYMPLQGFTTADLGLGRGNAVSNLVNRFDEPAMTTTYLALFDQVWNSPGQLRDVTDAVHEQIVGVYAENAPARIYFLILYNIFSEFLDDISEDVLPNDRTGYQETAVWNALYDFQKDAATGIINKLEHYNGCILADSVGLGKTFTALAVIKYYELRNKSVLVLCPKKLAENWTNYNANLTTNIFAKDRFNYDVLAHTDLSRTGGESLGLRLDRINWGNYDLVVIDESHNFRNADYAEEKESRYQRLMRQVIREGVKTKVLMLSATPVNNRFNDLKNQLQLAYEGESENLEKDLGLTTTIDAVFRDAQRVFNEWSKLEPADRTTDRILQMLDFDFFELLDAVTIARSRRHIQTFYDTRAIGAFPQRRTPLSYRTPITDLDGAPTFDEILESLQRLNLAVYTPLAYVFPSRLPKYEDKYNVAGGTARENLGQAGREQGLKVLMTVNLLKRLESSVEAFRLTLARIEQSVTGMLDTLAAGSITHDVANDVAGMDFDADDEDDANVEALTIGAKITIDIRDIDIETYSRDLRQDRSELRELLRLMTAIRPEHDLKLRRLLQIVRDKVAHPINPGNKKVLIFSAFADTARYLYEHLAPAAALLGSEAALVTGGAAGAKTTLPARSRGRGYDVQEVMTLFSPRSKQRHLTMPEAEKQDREVDLLVGTDVISEGQNLQDCDYLVNYDIHWNPVRIIQRFGRIDRIGSINTEIQLVNFWPDITLDAYINLKERVENRMVIADVAGTADDNVLTHESSDAPFRKEQLRRLQDEVIELEDVRTGVSITDLGLNDFRMDLLGYMDDAGNTVALPKGLHAVAPADPDKGLVPGVIFALHNLEADEAMNRGNRLHPHYLVYLSDDGEVIADHTEAKRLLDLLRAGCRPFDEPVADVVARFNADTKDGAKMGKYSGLLTDAIGSMIDVTDERDIDSLFSAGPTTALTQQIAGLDDFELIAFIAVVDRDA, from the coding sequence GTGCGACTCATCGACAACGTCAACGACCTCGTTGGGGACGATTTGAGGGGCGAGCTGAAGCCAGGGTCGAAGCTCAGGATCGCCGCCTCGACGTTCTCGATCTTTGCCTTCGAGGCGCTGCGCCAGGAGTTGGAGCAGATCGAGGAACTCCAGTTCGTCTTCACGCAGCCGGCCTTCCCGCCCCCTTCGGCGATGGGCGCGTCGTCACCGAAGGAGCGCCGGCAGTTCTTCATCGCGCCGCCCCACGGGGGTGCGGCCGCGGAGGGCAGCCTGTACGGCTCCCAGTTCGAGATCCGGTTGCGCAACCGCATGACCCAGCGCGCGATCGCGCGGGAGTGCGCAGAGTGGGTCCGCAAGAAAGTGACCTTCAGGGCGAACGCAACAGGCAACCCGATGCAGCAGTTCGCGATGGTCGACGACGACGTCACCTACATGCCGCTCCAGGGCTTCACTACTGCCGACCTGGGCCTGGGACGCGGCAACGCCGTGTCCAACCTCGTCAACCGGTTCGACGAGCCGGCGATGACGACCACGTACCTTGCTCTCTTCGACCAAGTCTGGAACAGCCCCGGCCAGCTCCGCGACGTCACCGACGCTGTCCACGAGCAGATCGTCGGCGTGTACGCCGAGAACGCTCCTGCTCGGATCTACTTCCTGATCCTCTACAACATCTTCAGTGAGTTCCTCGACGACATCAGCGAGGACGTTCTCCCGAACGACCGCACGGGCTACCAGGAGACGGCGGTATGGAACGCGCTGTACGACTTCCAGAAGGACGCAGCGACGGGCATCATCAACAAGCTCGAGCACTACAACGGCTGCATCCTTGCCGACAGCGTCGGCCTCGGAAAGACGTTCACGGCCTTGGCGGTCATCAAGTACTACGAACTGCGCAACAAGTCCGTCCTGGTCCTGTGCCCGAAGAAGCTCGCGGAGAACTGGACCAACTACAACGCGAACCTGACGACCAACATCTTTGCGAAGGACCGGTTCAACTACGACGTCCTCGCCCACACTGACCTCTCGCGCACGGGCGGCGAGAGCCTCGGCCTGCGGCTGGACCGGATCAACTGGGGCAATTACGACCTGGTCGTGATCGACGAGTCGCACAACTTCCGCAACGCGGACTACGCCGAGGAGAAGGAGTCGCGCTACCAGCGGCTTATGCGGCAGGTCATCCGCGAGGGCGTGAAGACCAAGGTGCTGATGCTGAGCGCAACGCCGGTCAACAACCGGTTCAACGATCTGAAGAATCAGCTCCAGCTCGCCTACGAGGGCGAGTCCGAGAACCTCGAGAAGGACCTTGGCTTGACGACGACGATCGACGCCGTCTTCCGAGACGCCCAACGCGTCTTCAATGAGTGGTCGAAGCTTGAGCCAGCAGACCGGACGACCGACCGCATCCTCCAGATGCTCGACTTCGACTTCTTCGAGCTCCTGGACGCGGTCACGATCGCGCGGTCGCGCCGCCACATCCAGACGTTCTACGACACCAGGGCCATCGGCGCGTTCCCGCAGCGCCGCACGCCGCTTTCGTACCGAACCCCGATCACGGATCTTGACGGTGCCCCGACCTTCGACGAGATCCTCGAGTCCCTCCAGCGTCTGAACCTCGCGGTCTACACCCCGCTCGCATACGTGTTCCCGTCACGGCTGCCCAAGTACGAGGACAAGTACAACGTCGCGGGCGGGACCGCCAGGGAGAACCTTGGCCAGGCCGGCCGCGAGCAGGGCCTCAAGGTGCTTATGACTGTGAACCTCCTCAAGCGTCTCGAGAGCTCGGTCGAGGCGTTCCGCCTCACCCTCGCACGTATCGAGCAGTCCGTCACTGGCATGCTGGACACCCTCGCGGCTGGTTCGATCACGCACGACGTCGCGAACGACGTCGCCGGCATGGACTTCGACGCCGACGATGAGGACGACGCCAACGTCGAGGCGTTGACGATCGGCGCGAAGATCACCATCGACATCCGAGACATCGACATCGAGACCTACAGCCGAGACCTACGCCAGGACCGCTCCGAGCTCCGCGAGCTGCTGCGCCTGATGACCGCCATTCGGCCCGAGCACGACCTCAAGCTCCGGCGCCTGCTCCAGATCGTCCGCGACAAGGTGGCCCACCCGATCAACCCGGGCAACAAGAAGGTCCTCATCTTCTCGGCCTTCGCCGACACCGCCCGCTACCTCTATGAGCACCTCGCTCCAGCGGCCGCGTTGCTAGGCTCGGAAGCCGCCCTCGTCACAGGCGGCGCGGCCGGCGCGAAGACGACGCTCCCCGCGAGGTCGAGGGGTCGCGGCTATGATGTCCAGGAGGTCATGACCCTCTTCTCGCCGCGCTCCAAACAACGCCACCTGACGATGCCTGAGGCCGAGAAGCAGGACAGGGAGGTGGACCTCCTCGTCGGCACCGACGTCATCTCCGAGGGCCAGAACCTCCAGGACTGCGACTATCTCGTTAACTACGACATCCACTGGAACCCCGTGCGGATCATTCAGCGGTTCGGCCGCATCGACCGCATCGGCTCGATCAACACCGAGATCCAGCTCGTCAACTTCTGGCCCGACATCACCCTCGACGCCTACATCAACCTCAAGGAACGCGTCGAGAACCGCATGGTCATCGCCGACGTCGCCGGTACGGCCGACGACAACGTCCTGACCCACGAGTCCAGCGACGCCCCGTTCCGCAAGGAGCAACTGCGCCGTCTCCAGGACGAGGTCATAGAACTTGAGGATGTGCGCACCGGTGTGTCCATCACTGATCTCGGGCTGAACGACTTCCGCATGGACCTACTCGGCTATATGGACGACGCCGGCAACACAGTGGCTCTGCCTAAGGGCCTGCACGCTGTCGCCCCTGCCGACCCCGACAAGGGACTGGTCCCGGGCGTCATCTTCGCCCTGCACAACCTCGAGGCCGACGAAGCGATGAACCGCGGCAACCGGCTCCACCCGCACTACCTCGTCTACCTGTCTGACGACGGCGAGGTGATCGCCGACCACACCGAAGCCAAGCGACTCCTCGATCTACTGCGTGCCGGCTGCCGCCCCTTCGACGAGCCCGTCGCCGACGTCGTCGCGCGGTTCAACGCAGATACGAAGGACGGCGCGAAGATGGGCAAGTACTCCGGTCTTCTGACCGATGCAATCGGTTCGATGATCGATGTCACCGACGAACGCGATATCGATTCTCTCTTCTCCGCCGGCCCGACGACCGCACTCACCCAGCAGATCGCCGGCCTCGACGACTTCGAACTCATCGCCTTCATCGCCGTGGTCGACCGCGATGCCTGA
- a CDS encoding DUF4391 domain-containing protein: MPDARILFRWPTAAAFGRVVPKNAIYNHGAVHAAVKQRFVDDVERITWAYKLAESTLRLPADPGMPEVQVLVLDARADDVTDSVLTAIDAAIPQPIIFEINRTDETRMVAAHKIIGSGAPKVASYYSSAWMPADSRRAPLPTAITLAALYAALLEPLMPVTARPGESLSEVADRLSDVRRLEREVAALERKIRTERQFNRRVELRRALLAKQHELNTTK, encoded by the coding sequence ATGCCTGACGCCCGCATCCTCTTCCGGTGGCCGACCGCCGCAGCGTTCGGCCGTGTCGTCCCCAAGAACGCGATCTACAACCACGGGGCCGTCCACGCCGCGGTGAAGCAGCGTTTCGTCGATGACGTCGAGCGGATCACCTGGGCGTACAAGCTCGCCGAGTCGACGCTCCGTCTGCCCGCCGATCCGGGCATGCCCGAGGTCCAGGTTCTAGTCCTCGACGCACGCGCCGACGACGTCACCGACTCCGTCCTGACAGCGATCGACGCAGCGATCCCGCAACCGATCATCTTTGAGATCAACCGAACCGACGAGACGCGCATGGTTGCGGCCCACAAGATCATTGGCTCGGGCGCCCCGAAGGTCGCCTCCTACTACTCGTCGGCATGGATGCCGGCTGACTCCCGCCGCGCACCGTTGCCTACGGCGATCACGCTCGCCGCCCTGTACGCGGCGCTCCTCGAGCCGCTCATGCCGGTCACGGCGCGTCCCGGCGAGTCGCTGTCAGAGGTCGCCGATAGGTTGAGCGACGTGCGCCGACTCGAGCGTGAGGTCGCTGCGCTCGAACGCAAGATCCGCACCGAACGGCAGTTCAACCGCAGGGTCGAACTCCGGCGCGCCCTCTTGGCCAAGCAGCACGAACTCAACACGACGAAGTAG
- a CDS encoding TetR/AcrR family transcriptional regulator, producing the protein METRERLTTAMAELLWERGYAATSPRDVLARAGVGQGSMYHHFDGKHGLAVEAMERVVADLLAPSALLADGDGSPLDRLKRYLSLPRAGTRGCRVGRMTQDPQVVADAELLGIVAGAFDTMLGRWSDAIADAVAAGELPASTVPDDLARTLAAVIQGGYVLARAQGAQEPMDAAIRGAVALLDAASAAARAATSA; encoded by the coding sequence ATGGAGACGCGAGAGCGCCTGACGACGGCCATGGCGGAGCTGCTCTGGGAGCGCGGGTACGCGGCGACCAGCCCGCGCGACGTGCTGGCCCGCGCGGGCGTGGGCCAGGGGTCCATGTACCACCACTTCGACGGCAAGCACGGGCTGGCCGTCGAGGCGATGGAACGCGTGGTCGCAGACCTCCTGGCCCCCTCGGCGCTGCTCGCCGACGGCGACGGCTCGCCGCTCGACCGCCTCAAGCGGTACCTGTCGCTGCCACGCGCCGGCACGCGCGGGTGCCGCGTCGGACGCATGACCCAGGACCCCCAAGTGGTCGCCGACGCGGAGCTGCTCGGCATCGTGGCCGGCGCCTTCGACACCATGCTCGGGCGCTGGAGCGACGCGATCGCGGACGCCGTCGCCGCGGGAGAGCTGCCCGCGAGCACCGTGCCGGACGATCTCGCGCGCACGCTCGCCGCCGTCATCCAGGGCGGCTACGTCCTGGCGCGCGCCCAAGGCGCACAGGAGCCCATGGACGCGGCGATCCGCGGCGCCGTCGCGCTGCTCGACGCCGCCAGCGCGGCCGCGCGCGCGGCGACCTCGGCCTGA
- a CDS encoding site-specific DNA-methyltransferase, translating to MEKLRMTSPDLTRANIDKVAELFPSVVTETLDAVGNPTRAIDFDALRQELSNHVVEGPVERYQLDWPGKREAEYAASAPIAKTLRPDMDASVEFESTKNLFIEGDNLEALKLLQESYLGKVKLIYIDPPYNTGRDFIYDDDFSSTRDEYLKRSGQADSEGSRLVALAETDGRYHSDWLSMMYPRLRLAKNLLTDDGVLFISIDDNEVDNLRKLATEVFGARNFVAQIIWQKVYAPKNSAQWFSEDHDYILIYARNKPAWTPNPLPRTAEQEARYKNPDGDPRGPWKAENMTARNPYSAGLYSITTPSGRVIDGPPRGTYWRISKSRFRELDADNRIWWGADGDNAPAVKRFISEVSAGRTPQTLWPYSEVGHTQDAKKTLLKYVPFRHTENVLNSVKPVELIQRILTLATNPTDEHIVLDFFSGSGTTAHAVLAQNALDGGNRRFIAVQVHEPLSAPEPDFDSILGMSLKRIENVGAELSGQINPPDVGYRLLRVDTTSMADVAMTPDKYEQGALAGLTSSTKADRTGDDLLFQVLLDWGLPLDVKLSEERWGDHTVHVVDEGALIACFDTIVDGNLVRAIAERTPLRAVFRDSAFASDADRINAEQVFRELSPATELKAL from the coding sequence ATGGAGAAGCTCCGCATGACCTCGCCTGACCTGACCCGGGCCAACATCGACAAGGTCGCAGAACTCTTTCCGTCCGTCGTGACCGAGACTCTCGACGCCGTCGGCAACCCCACCCGTGCGATCGACTTCGACGCGCTTCGCCAGGAGCTCAGCAACCACGTGGTCGAGGGCCCGGTAGAGCGCTATCAGCTCGACTGGCCAGGTAAGCGCGAGGCGGAGTATGCCGCCAGTGCTCCGATCGCAAAGACACTCCGCCCTGACATGGATGCTTCCGTCGAGTTCGAGAGCACGAAGAACCTTTTCATCGAAGGCGACAACCTCGAAGCGCTCAAGCTCCTCCAGGAGAGCTACCTCGGCAAGGTCAAGCTCATCTACATCGACCCACCTTACAACACGGGCCGGGACTTCATCTACGACGACGACTTCTCGTCGACGCGCGACGAGTACCTGAAGCGGTCGGGCCAGGCAGACTCCGAGGGCTCAAGACTCGTCGCCCTCGCAGAGACCGATGGTCGTTACCACTCGGACTGGCTGAGCATGATGTACCCACGTCTCAGGCTCGCCAAGAACCTCCTGACCGACGACGGCGTGCTCTTCATCTCGATCGACGACAACGAGGTGGACAACCTCCGCAAGCTCGCGACCGAGGTATTTGGCGCACGGAACTTCGTCGCTCAGATTATCTGGCAGAAGGTGTACGCGCCGAAAAACTCGGCGCAGTGGTTCTCCGAAGACCACGACTACATTCTCATCTACGCCCGAAATAAGCCAGCATGGACACCAAACCCGCTTCCTCGTACGGCGGAGCAGGAGGCTCGATACAAGAACCCGGACGGTGATCCGCGGGGGCCGTGGAAGGCGGAGAACATGACCGCACGGAACCCGTACAGTGCGGGTCTGTATTCGATCACCACACCAAGCGGACGCGTGATCGACGGCCCGCCGCGTGGTACTTACTGGCGGATCTCGAAGAGCCGGTTCCGTGAGTTGGACGCCGACAACCGCATCTGGTGGGGCGCGGATGGCGACAACGCTCCCGCGGTAAAGCGGTTCATTTCGGAAGTTTCGGCCGGGAGGACTCCGCAGACACTCTGGCCGTACAGCGAGGTCGGGCACACGCAGGACGCCAAGAAGACGCTCCTGAAGTACGTACCGTTCAGGCACACCGAGAACGTCCTGAACTCCGTAAAGCCCGTCGAGCTGATCCAGCGGATCCTCACACTGGCCACCAACCCGACCGATGAGCACATCGTGCTGGACTTCTTCAGCGGCAGCGGAACCACCGCCCACGCCGTGCTGGCCCAAAACGCGCTCGATGGCGGGAACCGGCGGTTCATCGCAGTTCAGGTCCACGAGCCACTCTCTGCGCCGGAGCCCGACTTCGATTCCATCCTTGGGATGAGCCTCAAGCGCATTGAAAACGTCGGGGCGGAGCTCTCGGGCCAGATCAACCCGCCTGACGTTGGCTACCGCCTGCTGCGCGTCGACACCACGAGCATGGCGGACGTCGCGATGACCCCGGACAAGTACGAGCAGGGCGCACTTGCCGGCTTGACCTCCTCTACCAAGGCCGATCGCACAGGTGACGATCTCTTGTTCCAGGTGCTCCTCGATTGGGGCCTGCCGCTGGACGTGAAACTGTCCGAGGAACGGTGGGGCGACCACACCGTGCACGTTGTCGACGAGGGTGCCCTCATCGCGTGCTTCGACACGATCGTCGACGGCAACCTGGTCCGCGCCATAGCCGAACGTACGCCGCTGCGCGCAGTGTTCCGCGACTCCGCGTTCGCGTCAGACGCGGACCGGATCAACGCTGAGCAGGTCTTCCGCGAGCTGTCCCCGGCGACCGAACTCAAGGCCCTGTGA
- a CDS encoding beta-class carbonic anhydrase translates to MSVLNEVLAANAAYAADFGEKGALALPPARGFAILTCMDARLDPAKYAGLAEGDAHVIRNAGGRASDDAIRSLVISYKLLGTREWFVVHHTNCGMEFFTDDVMRGLLASSFETAELRPDGFHDVGAEPGSAEAQYIDWLTISDQARSVTDDVRRIKSHPLVPARIPVYGYVYDVATGRLVEVPEATAAGAAA, encoded by the coding sequence ATGTCAGTGCTCAACGAAGTGCTCGCCGCCAATGCCGCCTACGCCGCGGACTTCGGCGAGAAGGGCGCGCTCGCCCTGCCCCCTGCGCGCGGGTTCGCGATCCTCACGTGCATGGACGCCCGGCTCGACCCGGCCAAGTACGCGGGGCTGGCCGAGGGCGACGCGCACGTCATCCGCAACGCCGGGGGACGTGCGTCCGACGACGCGATCCGCTCCCTGGTCATCTCCTACAAGCTGCTCGGAACGCGCGAGTGGTTCGTGGTCCACCACACCAACTGCGGCATGGAGTTCTTCACGGACGACGTCATGCGCGGTCTGCTGGCCAGCAGCTTCGAGACCGCCGAGCTGCGCCCGGACGGCTTCCACGACGTGGGCGCCGAGCCGGGATCCGCCGAGGCGCAGTACATCGACTGGCTGACCATCTCGGACCAGGCGCGCAGCGTCACCGACGATGTGCGGCGGATCAAGTCGCATCCCCTGGTGCCCGCGCGCATCCCCGTCTACGGCTACGTGTACGACGTCGCCACGGGTCGTCTCGTCGAGGTCCCGGAGGCGACCGCCGCCGGCGCGGCGGCCTGA